DNA sequence from the bacterium genome:
GGGCGTCGCCGGCTGGGAGGGACCCTATCTCGGCGACGGCACGCCCGACCAGGCCACCGCGGTGGCCGAGGACGCCTGGCACGCGTCCTACCTCTACGACCTCGCGCCGCACACGAATCCCGCCGGGGCCGCCGACGCGGTCGTCGCCAGCGGGGGCACGAGCCTGTCCGTGGACTCGGGCGCGGTGGGCGGCACCTGGAACTTCACGGCCGCGACCGACGACATCGTCGTCGCGGTGGTCACCGCCGCGGTCGATCGCGAGCGCCGGCAGGCCTGCGAGGGCGAGCTGGCCGTCCTGGGCGAGGGCGCCCGGCGCCATTTCGGCGACGTCGCGGCCTTCCCCGCCGCCGTGGCCGACCTGGCCGACGGCTACGTCGACCCCGGACTCGGCAACGACGCCTTCATCGACCCGTGGCGGAACGCGTACGCGGCCGCCACCGACTGGAGCGGCGCCCATCCGCCCACCTGGGTCGTGCGCAGCGCCGGTCCGAACCGGGTCGACGAGGCCGGCGGCGGCGACGACATCGTGCTCACGGTGGGCTCGGACGTTCCGGGCCGCGACACCACCGACTACCGGCTGCGCATCGCGCAGACCGTGCTGAACGGGGCGCCCGCCCTGGCCCTTTCGGGAACCTGGGCGGGGGGCGACCGCGCCGCGCTGGGCATGGCCCCGGTGTTCGACCGGGACGGTTGGGGGCGGCCCTTCCAGGTCAACGTCGCCAGCCGCAGCGTCTACTCGTCCGGCCCGGATGGCAACGTGGCCACCACGACCGACAACGTCCCGGTGGGGATCGGACCTTGAGGAGCGAACGTTGAGCAAGAAGACGGGATTCTGCCTGCACGACGACGGCGCCACGACGACGCTCGTCGAACTGCAGCCCATGCGGGGATCGTGGCGTGTCGAGACGTTCGCCCGGGTCGCGTCGACGCCGGGTCCGGACGCGGCCACCGTGGCGCGCATCCGGCGCTCCCGGCCGTCGGTGGTGGTCATGGTGCCCGACGAGGTCATCCGCCACGCCGTCGTGACGCTGCCCGCCCTGCGGGGCAAGGCCCTCGAGCGGGCGCTCGCCGGCAGCATCGCCCGCGACCAGGGCGGCGAGGCCCACGACTGGCGCCTGGCCTACCGCAGCCTCGCCGAGGTGGAGAAGACGCGGGCGGGTGCGCGCCAGAACCAGTTCCTGGTCTTCGCGAACCGCGCCGAGCTGGCCGCCGGCCTCGATCCGCTGGTGGCCCGGGGCATCGCCCCGACGGGCGTCCAGGCCGAGTACCTGGCCCTGGACCAGTTCTTCCGCCGCCACGGGCCGGAGCTGGCCGAACTGAAGGCCTGGAACCTGGTCTTCGTCGGCCGCCGGCGGCAGTTCCTCGTCATCGGGACCCGTGAGATCCCGCTCCTGGTGCGGCCCCTGCCGGAAGACCTTTCCGGCGGCGCGAACCGCGACGAGTACGTGGGCCGGGTGGCCACCGAGATCGAACGCTCGCTCCACTTCGCCCGCCAGATCGATCCGGCCCCGGACATCGGGCGCATCGTCATCGCGGGCGATCCGGCCATGGTCGCGCCGCTCGTGGCGCAGGTGGGCGGGCACGGCGACACGCCGGTGGTCGCCTGGGACCTGGCGCAACACTTCACCACGGGGCCCCACGACGTCCAGCCGGACGACCTGCTGCTCCTGGCCGGGGCGGCGCTGGGGCTGGGGCGCCTCGAGTTCGACCTGCTCGAGCGGCGTTCGCGCTGGCGCCTGGGACGCGAGTCGCGGCGGCGCCTGCAGGTGGCGTCGGTGGCCGCGGCCACGGTGGCGCTGCCGCTGCTCACCGCGGGCGGCCTGCTCACGGCGCGGATCCAGCAGTCGTACCTGGCCGAGGCGCGCGGGCGTCTGGGCGAGGCCACCGAGCGGGCCCGGGCCGCCGAGGCGGTCTACGCCACGCAGAAGGTGCTCCTGGCCCGGGAGAACCGCATGGCCGAGGTCGCCGGCGACAAGCCCGACCTGGAGGCCGTGCTCGTGCGCCTCGCCGACCTGACGCCCGACCCGGTGACCTTCGACGCGGTGACGGTCCAGGAGCGGTCGAGCAGCCACTTCCTGCTGACCATCGAGGGGACCAGCGCGGCCGCGACGAGCGCCGAGGCCCAGGCCGCCTTCATGACCTTCCTGGCGAATCTCGACGAGGCCAGTTTCCTGCTGCGCCGCTCCGAGCCGCGCCTGCTGCGCCTGATGCCCGCGGAGAGCGCGCGGTCGGACCGGCGCACGAGCCGCTTCCAGATGGACCTGATCCTCAAACGGCGCACGCCGGAGCCCGAGGGGGAAACGCTGTGATGACGAAGTTGACGGGGATCCGCACCTGGGCCGCCGGTCACCGCTGGCTCCTGCTGGGGGTCTGGGTCGCGCTGCTGCTGTGGGCGGGCTTCGCGACCTGGCTGAAGGTCGCGGGGCAACACCGGGAGATCGTCGAGCTCGAGACGCGGCTCGCCGACCTGGACCGCTGGAACGTGGCGGGCCTGTGGCTGTCGCGCAGCCTGGCCGGCCGCGAACGCGACGTGGCCCGGCGCTGGGACGAGCTCTTCCCCGGCGAGCGGAACCGCGAGGAACTCTTCCTGGCCCTGGCCGGCATCGCCGACAGCAGCGGGGTGCGGGACTTCGAACTGGCCGAGCGGGTGGTGGCCGAGGCGGAAGCGGTCACGGCCGACGCTGCCGACGACGACATGATGATGGACGAGCCGGACCAGGCCCCGGTCGAGAGCTTCCGGGTCGCGGCGCGCTTCCGCGGCCACTACGGCCAGGTGGCCCGCTTCCTCGGCGGTCTGAACGGGATCGAACGGGCCGTGAGCCTGCACAACCTCGCCATCCGGCCGTCGCTGGACGTGGTCGAGGTCGAACTGGAGTTGGACTTCTATGTCAGCAAACGCATCGATTCTTAGCCGCCGCCCGGTCATCGCGGTCGTGCTCGTCCTGTTGGCGGTCGTGGTGTGGGCGAACGCCCGCACCTTCGGGCCCCGCCGGGTCGCGAGCCGGGACCGCCACGTCCGGGTGCAGGCCGCGCCGCCCTTCCCCACCGACGTGGGCGAGGTCCTGCGGCGGGCCGACGCGTCCCCGGGCGCCGAGGCGTCGCGGGCCCCCCTGCCGGACCTGCGCCGCGATCCGTTCGTCTACGGCGCGGCGGCCCCGGCGACCGTGGCCGTGGCGAAACCGGAACCGTCCCGCCGGGCCGCGCGGTCCGGGGAACCGGTCTGCGAGGCGGTGTTCCCCGGCGGACGCGATCCTCTCGCGGTCATCGGCGGCCGGCCCTGCCGCCTGGGCGACCGCGTCGAGGGCTGGACCCTGGTCCATATCGGCATCGACGGCGTGCGCCTCGCGCGCGGCGACCGCGAACGGCAACTGAAGGTTGGAGAGACGACGGACGTGGCGACCCATCATCTGGTCACCAGCGTGCGAAGCGACGAACAGGGAGGCCGGACGCGTCTGGCCGATCCGGAAAGGAACGATCCATGACCCGCAACCCCGTTTCCCGCCGCGGACGGATCCCGGCGATCCTCCTGGCCGCGCTGCTGCCGGTGCTGCTCGGCGGTGTCCCGACCGCGGCCCCGGCCGCCCCGGCCGCCGCCGACGCCCCGGCGCCGGCGTGGGACGCCGACATCCCGCCGGTGACCCTCGTGACCAACGGCTGGGTCGACGTCCGCGAGATCCTGCGTCACGTGGCCGAGAACACCGGCCTGGGCCTGCAGATGGCCCCCGACGTGTCGGGCCAGGTGAACGTGCACCTGGAGAAGGTGGCCGCGGGCAAGGCCCTCGACGCGCTCACCGATCCGGTCGGTCTGGGCTACGAGGTCGTCGACGGCGTCCTGATCGTCTACCGCGACATGATGGTCTCGCGCTGGCTCACCTTCGACTACCCGGTGACCGAGCGCCAGGGCCGCGGCGAGCTCGAGGTGAGCCCGAGCAGCGAGGGCCTGACCGGCGGCTCGTCGGGCGGCTCGTCCGGCGGCGGCGACGGCGAGAACCAGAACAGCAGCAACGTGACGAGCAGCACGGTCATGTCGGTGTGGCCCCACGTGGTCGAGGCCCTGGCGGCCTCGATCTTCCCGGGCGACTACGTCGAGCGTTCGCGGGGGAGCGGGGCCGACACGCCGGCCCTCAACGCCTTCGATGCCGACGGGCGCATGCTCGTGGTGCACCCCATGGCCGGCCTCGTGCAGGTGACGGCCGAATCGGCCCGGGTCGAGCGGGCGGCCGAGCTGCTCGAGCGGCTCAAGGAGTCGCTGCTGCGCCAGGTCGCCATCGAGGTGCGCATCATGGAGGTGTACCTGAACGCCGACACGCAGACGGGCATCAACTGGTCGACCCTGCTCGACGGGGAGTTCCAGGCGAACCTCCAGAGCCTCGACACGGCCGCCAACATCGGCCAGGAGTTCCTGCAGCTGAAGGTCGACTCGAAGCACGTCAGCGGCGTCATGCAGGCCATCAGCACCAACGGCGAGCTGCACACCGTGAGCACGCCGCGGGTGACGACGCTCAACAACCAGAAGGCCATCGTGCGCGTGGTGCGCGAGGACGTGTACTACCTCTCGGAGGTGGAGCCCGTGATCGTCACCAACGGCGTGGCCACCGAGCCGGTCATCAACTACACGCCGGTCTCCGTGCCGGTGGGCGTGGTGCTCGACGTGACGCCGCAGGTGGGCCGCGACCGCATGATCACCCTGAACGTGCACCCGACCATCTCCGACGTGGTGGGCACGGCCGTCAGCCCCAACGAGGACACGGCGCCGATCCTGTCGGTGCGCGAGCTCGACACGGTGGGCAAGGTGCGGGACGGCGAGACGCTGATCATCGCGGGCCTGATCTCCAGCCGCGAGAACCGGGTGCGCAGCGGCGTCCCGGTGCTCAAGGACCTGCCCCTGCTCGGCTACCTCTTCGGCAGCACCTCGGTGCGCAAGCAGAACATCGAACTCGTGGTGCTGCTCACGCCCCGCATCATGGAGGGCGCGGCGGCCGACGCGGTGGCCCGCACCACGCGCGAGGAACTGGAAGGCCGCATGTAGCGGCCGCCGGCGGGAGTCGGGACAGGGATGAAGGAACGAGGCCCCGCGCGATCCGCGCGGGGCCTCGTGGCGTCGGAACGCCGGGGCTAGCGGATCGTCACCACCGAGCCGATGTCGTCGCCGAGGATCTCCTCGACGGTCCCGTCGGCGAAGGCGGTCTCCCAGGTGCCGTTGGGGCCCGGGCTGAGCACGAGCACCTTGTGGCGGAGGGTGCCGTTGTAGCCGCCGCCGGGCGCGTAGCGGACGTTGATCACGTAGGCGTTGCCCCAGGGATCGTTGAAGTCGTAGCGGTCGATGTAGGGACCGCGCCACGACTGCTGGCCGGTGGTCGGCCAGTCCTGGTTGTTCTGGTCGGCGCCGTTGCCGGTCAGCGACGAGTCGTCGTCCGGGTTGTTGTAGTAGAGGTAGTCGCCGAGGGGCTTGGTCGTGCCGTAGGTGCCCCAGCGGCCGGCGTTCTGGCCGTGACCGGCGCCGGTGCCGGTGGCGACGCTGGTGCTGCTCGTCACCCGCGCGACGCCGTTGCCGGACGGGCCGTTGACGTTGGTGTACGGCCAGGTACCCGTGTCCTTGTAGTAGCTGAGGACCGCGGCCGCGATGACCTCGGCCTCGTTCTCCGCCTTGGCGAGCTTCGCGTCCTCGAGGTGACGGAACACCATGGGGCTGAGCGCGGCGGCGAAGATGGCGACGATGGCCACGGCGATCACGATTTCGATCAGCGTAAAGCCTTGCCGATTCAGGAGCTTGCGGTTCATGAGCCAGATCCTTTCAAAGGGGTCCCCGGTCCGTGGGGCGTTCAAGGGACTTGCCGGCGGCCCTAACCCACCGGTTGGAGACGCGGTTCTCTGGCTCCATTTTCGGAAATTCCTCAGGTCGCTTTAGGGGAAAAAGCGAGGGGCGGGGTAGGCGAAAACGGGCGCCCGCAGGGGCGCCCGTCTTCATGTCCACGTAAGGGCGGGTTCCAGCTCAGTCGATGCCCCGCGGATGCGACGCGTACACCGCCGCCTGGTCCTGGGGCATGATGAGCATGTCCTGGATGTTCACGTGGGGCGGCCGCGTGGCGCAGAAGAGCACCGCCTCGGCGATGTCCACGGCGGTCAGGGGCGGGAAGTTCCGGTACGTCTGGCCGGCGCGCGCGGTGTCGCCGCGGAAGCGCACCTCGCTGAACTCGGTTTCCACCAGGCCGGGATCGACCGACGACGCCTTGACCAGGGTGCCGAGCAGGTCGATGCGCATGCCCTGGGTGAGGGCCCGCACCGCGTGCTTGGTGGCGCAGTAGACGTTGCCGCCGGGGTAGACCTGGCGCCCCGCCACCGAGCCGATGTTGATGACGTGGCCGCGGTCGCGGGCGACCATGCCGGGCATCACCGCGCGGCTCACCCACAGCAGGCCCTTCACGTTGGTGTCGATCATCTCCTCCCAGTCGAGGAACTTCCCCTCCTGGACCTTGTCGAGGCCCCGGCTCAGGCCCGCGTTGTTGACGAGGACGTCGATCTCCGCCCAGGCCGCCGGCAGGCCGGCCACCGCGGCGTCGACCTGCTCGCGCTCGCGCACGTCGAGCTCGAGCAGGTGGGTCTCGGTGCCGTGGGCCGTGGCCAGTGTGGCCGCCAGGCCCTCGAGGCGCTCGCGGCGGCGGGCGGCCAGGATGAGCCGCGCCCCCTCGCGGGCGAAGGCGTGGGCGCAGGCCTCGCCGATGCCGGCGCTGGCCCCGGTGATCATCACGATGCGGGATTTCAGCATGTCGCGCTCCCTGGTCAGTTGGCGGCGCCCGCGTCCGGTGCCGGTTCCGGCTCGCGGGCGTCGTCCTGCTTCTCGGCCACGAGCTTCAGGCGGTTCAGGCCGTCCTCGAACATGGGCCCGACCATCGGGTCCATCATGAGGCCGAAGTAGCGGTTGAAGGGGTTGGCCCCGTTGTCGCCGACCATGGTCCAGACGACCTCGGTGGCGCTGCCGGCCCGGTTGTAGACGATGGTGCTCCGCGACGGGTACTTGCCGCCGTCGAAGGCCATGTCGTAGGCGATGCCCCACTCGGGTTCGCTGCGGGTGAAGGTGAGTTCGCCCCCGCCGCTGTCGCCGCTCCAGCTCTGGTGCGCGCCCACGCCGCTGCGGAGCTCGCCGTAGGTGATCGCCATGGTCGGATCGGACTTGGCCCAGGGTGTCCAGTCGGGCCAGGCGTCGAGATCTCCCACGAGGGCGTGGATGCGCTCGGGCGCCGCGTTGATGGTCACGCGGCGCTCGACGGTGTACTCGCGCGGCAGCAGGAAGCCCACCGCCACGACCACGAGGGTCGCCAGCACAACCCCGATCAGGATCAGTCTGAGCACGGGTTTCATGGTTCGGTCTCCTCGGTCCTAGTCGAGCCAGCGCGTGAGCCAGGCCATGACTTCCTCGTGCCACTGGATCGAGTTCCGGGGCTTCAGCACCCAGTGGTTCTCGTCCGGGAAGTAGAGCAGCCGCGCCGGGATGCCCTGGCGCCGCAGCGCCGTGAAGGTGCTCAGGCCCTGCGTGTCGACCACGCGGTAGTCCAGGGCGCCGTGCACGACGAGGGTCGGCACGTGCCAGTTCTGCACGTAGTCGATGGGGTTGTGCTTGCCGTACCCGTTCCCCTCGGACCAGGGCGTGCCGCCGTGCTCCCACTCGGGGAACCACAGCTCCTCGGTGTCGAAGTAGGCCATCTGCTCGTCGAGGTTGCCGTCGTGGTTCACGAAGGCCTTGAAGTGGCGACTGAATTCCTGGCCGTGCATCCAGTTGATCATGTAGCCGCCGTAGCTGGCCCCGGCGGCGACGACGTTGCCACCGTCCATCCAGTCGTACTTCGCGAGGGCGGCGGCCAGACCCTTCTCGAGATCCTCGAGGGGCCGGTCGCCCCAGTGGCCGCTGATGGCGTCGGTGAACGGCTGGCCGTAGCCCGTCGAACCGTGGAAGTCGACGGCCACGGTGGTGAAGCCGGCGCCCACGTAGGCCTGGGGATTCCAGCGGTAGTGGAAGTCGTTGCCGAAGCTGCCCTGGGGGCCGCCGTGGACCAGGAAGGCCACGGGCCACTTCTGCCCGGCGGCGGCCTTCGCGGCGGTCCAGTCGTAGGGCTTCACCACGTAGGCGTACACCGTCTCGTTGTTCCAGCCGGTGAAGGTGAACTGCTCGGGCTCGCCCATGAGCGTGCGCGCCAGCTTCTCGCCGTTGAAGTCGGTGATCTGCTGCAGGCCCTTGCCGTCGGGCTTGATGGTGTAGAGCTCGGTGGGCGACTGCAGGTTCTGGTGGGCGAAGAGCAGGCGGCCGGCGAGCAGGCTGATGTTCGAGTTGCGGCCCATCTTCTGCACGAGGGCGGCCTTGCCCGAGGCGACATCGATCCTGAAGAGCGAGCGTTGGCCCAGGTAGCCGGCGTGGGCGTAGATGGTCTTGCCGTTGCCGCTGAACTTCAGGCCGTGGGGGCTGAGCTTCAGGCCCTCGAAGGTGAAGTCGATGCGGCGGCTGGCGCCGGTGGCCCAGTCCATGAGCTCGATGTGGTAGCGATCGGCCTCGAAGCCGGGCCGGTCCATGGCCAGGTAGCACAGGGTCCTGCCGTCGGGGGTGAAGAGCGGCTCGGTGTCCCAGGCCTGGTTGGCCTCGGTCAGGCAGCGGATGGTGCCGCTGCCGTCGACGGGCACGGCGTACAGGTCGTAGTCGGTGCTCCAGGCGGGCTCGCTGCCGGGCAGGATCTTGGCGGTGAAGACCACCTCGCCGGCGTCCGGCGAGACGGCCACTTCCTCCATGCCGCCCCAGGGGCGGGTGGGCACGTCGGCGTCGAGGTCCTTCATCAGGTCGACGGGCTCGCCGCCGGCCATGGCGTCCTCGCCCTTCAGGTAGAAGAGGTGCGAGCGCTTGCCGTCCTCCCAGGTGTCCCAGTGGCGGAACATGAGCTCGTCGTAGGTCCGGCCGGTGTGCTTCGCGGCCGCCTTCTCCTCGTCGCGGGCGACGGTCTCGGCGACGGTCATGCCGGGGTAGACCTCCAGCGAGAACAGGAAGCCCTGCAGCGCCGGCACGACCTCGAGGTTCGCCACGTCGAGGGCCAGGTCGGTGATCTGGCGCGCCTCGCCGCCCATGGGGTCGATGTTCCAGACCTGCGAAGAGCCGCCGCGGGTCGAGAGGAAGAACAGGGTGCCGTTCTGGCACCAGCGCGGGTTGAAATCGCCGGCCGGATCGGCCGTCAGGCGCTTGGTGGTGGCGCCGTCGACGCTGGTCAGCCAGATGTCGCTGCGCGAGCGGTTGGCCTCGACGTCGGGGGTGCTCACGGTGTAGGCGACCCACTTGCCGTCGGGCGAGACCTGGGGGTCGCCGAGGCGGTCCATGGCCAGCATGTCGTGGACGCTGAAGGGATGGGGGTCGTCGGCGAGGGCGGCGGTGGCGGCGAGGGCCACGACGGCGAGCAGCAGCAGACGCTTCAACAAGGTCGAACCTCCGGGGATGGCCGGGATGTGGGGGATGCGGCGTGGGAATCGGCGCCAATATAGCAGCCGGGCGGCGTTTTTGCGAGTGCGGGGGAGGCGGCCCGCTCCGGCGCCGGCCGCCGCGAGAGAGGGTCGCTCAGCTCCCGCGCGCGCCGCGTCGCCGCCGCGACCGCCGCCGCAGCCACAGCACCACCAGCCAGGCCCCCGACACGGCGAGCAGCCACGCCACCACCGCCGCGCCCACGAGCAGGGGGTGGTTGAAGTCGTCGCGGCCGCCGTAGTCCATGATGTGGAGCATCCAGAACACGTCGTACACCCGCCAGACGGTGTTGCGCCGGGCCACGACCTGACCCGTGTGCGGCGAGACGTACACCGTCGTGTGCCGGGAGTCGTCGAAGTCGACCCGCCACAGGGGCAGCTCGCGGCCCCGGATCTCGATGAGCGGCTCGGTCTGCTCGCGCACCCCGGCGACGGCGCCCGGTCCGGCGTAGTCCCGCCGGGCGACCTCGCGGGCCATCTCGGCCGCCAGGGGCGACAGCCGCGTGCCGGCGACGGCGTCGGCCAGGACCGGGCCGCCGGCGGACTCCAGGATGTAGACCGGCCGGTCGAGCCAGGTGGTCAGGCGGGCGCCCGTCAGGCCGTCGAGTCCGAGTTCGCGGGCCAGGGCGTCGGGGGCCTGCAGGGCGGGGGCGCCGTCCGGCAGTCCGGCGGGGTCCGGGGCGGCCACCCAGTCCTCGCCGCGCACCTTCTCCAGGGGCAGGGCGCTCATGACGAAGCCGCCGGTGATCCACAAGACGACCTGCAGGCCCACCAGCAGGCCGAGACCCTGGTGTGAAGAAAGCATGAGGCGCGAGATTTTCATGGACACGGTTCCCCGGGGTGAGCAGGTTGGAGGGCGCGCGGCCGGGCGGCCGGAATCCGGAGTCAATCATTCCTGAACGGGGAAGTCAATGCGGGGCAACGTCCGGAACGGTGTGCGGCGCCGGCGGATCGGCGCGGCGGCGGTGGTCGCCGGGCTGCTGCTGGGCGCGGGAGCCGGGGCCGTTCGCAGCCAGGAACAGGCCGGGCCCGCGGCCCGCGAGGGCACCGTCGCGGCGGCCATCGACTCGGCGCGCGCCTCGGGCAGCACCGTCTACCTGCCGGTCCTGGGTTCGACCCCGGACACGGGCTTCATGTTCGGCGCGGTGGCCCTGCGCTTCTTCTATCCCGACCACGACGCGCCCGACCCGCGCCCCTCGGTCTTCAGCCCGACCTTCGTCTACACGGCCAGGAGCCAGATGCTGATCTACCTGGGCGTGGACCTGGTCTGGGACGCCAACCGCAACGAGTTGGAGTTCGTGCCGTCGTACATCGACTTCCCGGACAGCTACTTCGGCATCGGCCGCGACGCCGATCCCGACGCCGACGAGGTCACCTACGACGGCCGCTCCGTGGCCGCCGACCTGCGCTTCGCCCGCGCGGTGCGGGGCGACTGGCGTCTGGGCCTGGACGGGCGGGCGGTGCGGCAGGAAACGGGCAACTTCTCGCCCGCGGGGGCGTCGTCCCTCGGTGGGCTCGCCGGCACCGGCACCTCGACCCTGGTCAAGCTGGGCCCGTCGCTGGCCCTGGACAGCCGCGACAACACGTGGTCGCCGCGGCGCGGCCTGTGGCTGCACGGCGTGTGGCGCTTCGCGGGCAAGGCTCTCGGCAGCGACTACGCCCTGGACGAAGTGGTGGTCGACCTGCGCGGGTACCGGTCCCTCGGGCCGGATCTCATCCTCGCCGGCCAGACCCTGCTGACGCGCCAGACCGGGGCGGTGCCTTTCTGGGCTCTGCCCCGCCTGGGCGGCGACGAGGGCCTGCGCGGCTACCGCGGCGCCCTGTACCGCGACCGCACGTGCGCCCTGGCGCGGGCCGAACTGCGCCGCGACGCCCTGTGGGGACGACTCGGCGGCGTGGTGTTCGCGGGCGTGGGCGACGTGGCGCCCGATCCGTCGGCGCTGACCCTGGCCGGCCGCCTGTGGACGGTGGGCGGCGGCCTCCGCTTCATGATCGACACCCGCGAGCGGGTGAACATCCGGGCCGACGTCGGCTTCGGCAACGGCGACGCCGGCTTCTTCCTTTCCCTCGGTGAGGCCTTCTAGATGAGCGAGAGACTCGAACACGCCAAGTTCTCCACCGGCGAGGAGATCGCCCACGCCGTCACCCACGGCCTGGGCGTGCTGGGCAGCATCGCCGGCCTGGTGCTGCTGATCGTGCGGGCGGCGCCGGCCCACGACGCGCGGCTGATGGTGGCGGTGACGGTCTTCGGCGCCGCCATGGTCATCCTCTACACCGCCTCGACCATGTACCACGCCCTGACGGCCCAGCGGGCGAAGTTCGTCTTCGAGCTGCTCGACCACGCCGCCATCTACCTGCTCATCGGCGGCACGTACACGCCCTTCCTGCTCGTGAGCCTGGGGGGCGGTTGGGGGTGGTCCCTGTTCGGCGTCGTCTGGGGACTGGCCGTGATGGGCATCATCTACGAGGTGGTGTTCCGGCGCCCGTGGCGCTGGGTCTCGCTGGGCTTCTACCTCGTCCTGGGCTGGCTGGCGGTGATCGCGACGCAGCCCTTCAGCCGGGCGCTGCCGCGGGAGGGGCTCTACCTGCTGGGCGCGGGCGGCCTGGCCTACACCCTCGGCGCGGTGTTCTACGCCTGGCGGGCGTTCCCCTACCACCACGCGGTGTGGCACGTGTTCGTGCTGGCCGGGACGGCGTTCCATTTCTTCTGCGTGCTGCGCTTCGTGATCCCTGCCTGACGACCGCGGATTCCGCCTTGCGTTTTCCGGCGGCGGAACTAATTTAGATAAAAAGGTCCAATTAGTTCCGACAGGCCCGAGGGCCGAGCCAGGTGAGGGCGCCATGTCCCCCGTCGCGATCACCCCCGAGATGACCCTCTACGACATCACCGAGAGTTTTCCCGCGACCATCGACGTCTTCGTGGCCAACGGCTTCGCCCACGTGGGCGACCCGCAGAAGCGTGCGCAGCAGGGCCGCCTGGTCACCCTGGCCCAGGCCGTGCAGATGAAGGGCAAGGACCTCGACGCCTTCACGCGCCTGCTCGAGGCCGCGGCGGCCCCGGCGGCGGAGGATGTCACGCTGACGGGCGCCACCGCCGACGAGGACGCCATCTTCCCGAGCACGGGCGACATCCGGGTGGCCGGCCTGCTGCCCTGCCCGGTGCGCATCCCGCTGCTCGAGTCCTTCGCGAAGGTGCAGGCCGACGTCGAGGCCGAGTCCGGCCTGACGGTGGGGGTGAAGCTGGCCGCCGCCTCGGTCGGCGCCGACGTGCTGGAGAAGGGGCTGCGGTCGCTCAACGACGAGGACGACCTGCCCGACATCTTCCTGAGCGCCGGTTTCGAGGCGTTCTTCGACCGCCGCAACATGGCGCGCTTCAAGGACGCCGGCGTGTTCATCGACTGCAGCTGGGACACCCACAACCCCCTGGTGGCCGGGTACGGCCTGAAGGACCCGGACGGCCACTACGCCCTGCTCGGCGTGGTGCCCGCCGTCTTCCTGGTCGACAGGACGCAGCTCGGGGAGGGGGAGGAGGTCCCGCGCACCTGGGCCGAGATCCTGGGCGAACGCTTCCGCGGGAAGATCAGCATG
Encoded proteins:
- a CDS encoding ABC transporter substrate-binding protein produces the protein MSPVAITPEMTLYDITESFPATIDVFVANGFAHVGDPQKRAQQGRLVTLAQAVQMKGKDLDAFTRLLEAAAAPAAEDVTLTGATADEDAIFPSTGDIRVAGLLPCPVRIPLLESFAKVQADVEAESGLTVGVKLAAASVGADVLEKGLRSLNDEDDLPDIFLSAGFEAFFDRRNMARFKDAGVFIDCSWDTHNPLVAGYGLKDPDGHYALLGVVPAVFLVDRTQLGEGEEVPRTWAEILGERFRGKISMPVGDFDLFNGILLTLWKEFGDEGVAAVGRNLLAGMHPSQAAGRFAPKGGAGPMVSVIPYFFSKMAQFNPNAEIVWPRDGAIVSPIFMLLKRSAPPAARRLAEFFASREVGEIMAHRGLFPSCHPEVENKVPAEAPLMWLGWDFIREHDLGELIPRVNAVFRDAGAPA